In Pseudomonas sp. FP1742, the DNA window ACCGAGAAGAACGCCAGGATCGCAAAGCCGAAACGCCCGCCGCCGCTCACCAGGCTGCTCTTGATGTAGTCCTGCCAGGCTGCTGCGTGGCGACGGTCGTGCATCCACACACCGAGCCAGAGCACCATGACACTGGCAAACAACGCCGTCGCGCCTTCCAGCAGTTCACGCTGAGCCCCGCTGACATCAATCACATACGCCGCCAATGCCCAGGTCGCCAGCCCGGCCAGCAGCGCCAGGCCCCAACCGGCGTTGACGCTACGCACCGCCGATTGCTGGCCGGTGTTGCGCAGGAACGCGAGGATCGCCGCAAGCACCAGAATCGCTTCCAGACCTTCTCGCAACAGAATCAACAGGCCGGAAATGTAGCTCAGCGACCAGCTCAAGCCATCGCTACCGAGCAAACCGGCAGACTGCTTCAACTTGGCCTTGGCCGCCTCCAGGCGCTGCTCGGCCTGGGCCACCGGCAAGCCGTCCTGCAACGACTGGCGGTAAGCCATCAGGGATTTTTCAGTGTCTTTGCGTACGTTGGCGTCGACGTTGTCCAGGGAGCTTTCGACCAGTTCGAAACCTTCCAGATACGCCGCCACCGACAGGTCGTAAGCCTGATCGTGATCGCCGGCCCGATAGGCGGCGATGCTCTTGTCCAGCGTGGCCGCCGTGTAATCAAGCAATTGCCCCGGGCCGCGCTTGACCTGCGGCGGCTGCGCTCGTTGCGCCCGGAAAGTTGCGGCTGCTTGTGGGCCTTCGGCGGCCTGTACTTCAGCCGGCGTCTGACGCGCCAGGTCGGCGATGTTGTAGGTTTTCCCGGATTTGGCCGCTGCCGGATCGGCGCTGAAGCTGGCGATATAGGTCGCCAGATCCCAACGTTGGCGATCATCCAGTTGATCGGCAAAGGCCGGCATATCGGTGCCTTCGACACCCATGCCCAGCGTGTTGTAGATCCCATAGAGGCTCAGACGGTCCAGTCGCACGGTATCGCGCAGATTGGCCGGCGGCGGTGTCATGCCGACACCCGCCGGGCCGTCACCGGCGCCCGCATCACCGTGGCATACCGAGCATTGCTGGGCATACAGCGGCGCGCCGCGAGTCGGGTCCGGGGTAATGACCGGGGCTTGGCTGACCTCATAGGTCACCGCCAGTTTCGCCCCCAGTTGCCGCGCCTGGCGAGCAACGTCCGCGCCGTCCTTGCGAGCGGCAATCGCGGTGCGCAGGTTGCTGACACCCTGCTCCAGTTCGGCGCGCTCGGGTTTGGCCGGGAAATCGGCGATCAAGCCTTGCAGTACCGTCAGGAATTCCTGCTGTTCGCGGTACTCGGACTCATCGATGACTTTGCCCGCCTCGACCGTCGCCGGGTAATCGGCGCCAATGTAATCGAGCAAATGCAAGGCCTTGGGCGCACCGTCTGCGGTTTCGGCCAGCGCATTGAAGCTGCAAAGCGCGATCATCGGCAGCACGAGCCACGCCAGAAAACGAGAAGATGCAGTCATGAATAATTCTCAAATGGAAATACGAAGTAACACATTGTTCACTTCCAATCAGTTTCACTCAAGCTTTGTTGGTATTTCCTGCGTAACGGCGTGTACATTTGGCGGCAAATTGCCATCTACTCGCGGTATCCGATCAGGGAAGAATCAACGTCCATGCATTCACGCCTGTTTTTCTCGTTGCTGTTAAGCCTTGCCCTGCAACTGACTGGTTGCGCCGCTTACCGCAACTACGACCTGGAACTGGAGCAAACGACCGCCCAGTTGAAAGCGGGAAATCCGCAGGGCGCTCTCCAACTGCTGGAGCTGCACAATCCGTCAGAAGAACGGGACCTGCTCTACTACCTCGAAAAAGGTGCAGTCCTGAGTGCCGGTGGTGCGCTGCCGCAAAGCCAGGCTACCTGGCGCAGTGCAGAGCAAATGGTGATCCAGCGCCAGGACACCGTAGAGTCTGCCGGCACACAGCTCTTGTCCGCGATGGGCGATCATTGGGGCAGCATCATCAACGACAAACTGCGGCGCTACGATGGCTACGACTACGAAAAAGTCATGCTGACCACGCAAATGGCCCTGAACCAGTTGGCCGTGAATGACTTCGACGGTGCTCGCGCCGACATCAAGAAAACCCACGAACGTGAAGCCCTGATTGCCCGTCAGCGGGAAAAGGAATACGAGCGACTTGAAGAAGAAGCCAAGGCCCAGGGCGTTCGCGTGCACTACAAGGATCTCCAGGGCTACCCCGTGATGACCCTCGATGCGCCCACCGTGATCGCGCTGAAAAACGGCTATCAGAGTGCATTCAGTCACTACCTGGCCGGGTTTACGTATGAAGCGCTGGGTGAGCGTGATCTTGCCGCCCCGGGTTATCGCCAGGCCATCGAGTTGCGACCCGACCTGCCCTTCTTCGAGCAGGCGTTGCGCGAACTCGACAAACCGGCCGCCAAGGCCAATGAAAGTGATGTGCTGATCATCGTGCAAAGTGGCCTGGCGCCAGCGCGCAGTTCGGTTCGTGTCCCCTACCCGGTGCGCCTGGAGGACAATCAGGTGATCGTCGCCAACGTGTCGTTTCCGGTGATGGTTCCCGACACGTCGACCCCGGCGTTCACACAGATGACGATCGACGGTGGCAAGCAGCAACTGATCCTTGTTAACAGCATCACCGACATGTCTTTACGCACGTTACGCGACGATATGCCGGGCATCATTCAGCGCACCGTATATCGTGCCTACCTGGCCGCTTCTGTTCAGGCTACGGACAACCGACGCGACCCGAGCAAAGCCTCGTACGTGACACAGCACGATGGCTTTGAGCACGCGGACACCCGAACCTGGCGTACCTTGCCCAACATCACCCTGGTGGCGCGCCTACGCCTGAAAAAAGGCGAGCACCTGATCAGCCTGCCCAACGCGCCGGGCGCCGCGCCCCTGAAAGTCCGCATCG includes these proteins:
- a CDS encoding COG3014 family protein is translated as MHSRLFFSLLLSLALQLTGCAAYRNYDLELEQTTAQLKAGNPQGALQLLELHNPSEERDLLYYLEKGAVLSAGGALPQSQATWRSAEQMVIQRQDTVESAGTQLLSAMGDHWGSIINDKLRRYDGYDYEKVMLTTQMALNQLAVNDFDGARADIKKTHEREALIARQREKEYERLEEEAKAQGVRVHYKDLQGYPVMTLDAPTVIALKNGYQSAFSHYLAGFTYEALGERDLAAPGYRQAIELRPDLPFFEQALRELDKPAAKANESDVLIIVQSGLAPARSSVRVPYPVRLEDNQVIVANVSFPVMVPDTSTPAFTQMTIDGGKQQLILVNSITDMSLRTLRDDMPGIIQRTVYRAYLAASVQATDNRRDPSKASYVTQHDGFEHADTRTWRTLPNITLVARLRLKKGEHLISLPNAPGAAPLKVRIEQNHQVITLRALGERIYSNGVAFEPDVAPESSVVSGQK
- a CDS encoding FTR1 family protein, whose protein sequence is MTASSRFLAWLVLPMIALCSFNALAETADGAPKALHLLDYIGADYPATVEAGKVIDESEYREQQEFLTVLQGLIADFPAKPERAELEQGVSNLRTAIAARKDGADVARQARQLGAKLAVTYEVSQAPVITPDPTRGAPLYAQQCSVCHGDAGAGDGPAGVGMTPPPANLRDTVRLDRLSLYGIYNTLGMGVEGTDMPAFADQLDDRQRWDLATYIASFSADPAAAKSGKTYNIADLARQTPAEVQAAEGPQAAATFRAQRAQPPQVKRGPGQLLDYTAATLDKSIAAYRAGDHDQAYDLSVAAYLEGFELVESSLDNVDANVRKDTEKSLMAYRQSLQDGLPVAQAEQRLEAAKAKLKQSAGLLGSDGLSWSLSYISGLLILLREGLEAILVLAAILAFLRNTGQQSAVRSVNAGWGLALLAGLATWALAAYVIDVSGAQRELLEGATALFASVMVLWLGVWMHDRRHAAAWQDYIKSSLVSGGGRFGFAILAFFSVYRELFEVILFYETLWLQAGPAGHNAVLAGGATALVLLVGLAWVILRGSAKLPLALFFGINAGLLCALSVVFAGHGVKALQEAGIFGTRPVRFFDFDWLGIHADAYSLGAQAVAIIAIIVLYCRSRMAEKRRVSVS